One Caulobacter segnis genomic window carries:
- a CDS encoding pyrimidine 5'-nucleotidase, with the protein MSADLSHVDTWLFDLDNTLYPLESEFMGLIEAKMTDFVARETGLPRDEARALQHGYFKEHGTTLAGLMTNHGIEPKAFLDEVHDVSMDRLTPDPALRAAIDRLPGRRLIFTNGSLGHAERVLAHLELRDLFSEIFAIETADYVPKPSLATFDRITKLHAIDPPMTAFFEDSEKNLVPASRLGMTTVLVGPHAADSTSEHVHFRTNDLAEFLSSARLQGSPQ; encoded by the coding sequence ATGAGCGCCGACCTCTCGCACGTCGACACCTGGCTGTTCGACCTCGACAACACCCTGTACCCGCTGGAAAGCGAGTTCATGGGTCTGATCGAGGCCAAGATGACCGACTTCGTGGCGCGCGAGACGGGCCTGCCGCGCGACGAGGCCCGCGCGCTGCAGCACGGCTACTTCAAGGAGCACGGCACCACCCTGGCCGGGCTGATGACCAATCACGGCATCGAGCCCAAGGCCTTCCTGGACGAGGTGCACGACGTCTCGATGGACCGGCTGACGCCCGATCCTGCGCTGCGCGCGGCGATCGACCGCCTGCCCGGCCGCCGGCTGATCTTCACCAATGGCTCGCTGGGCCACGCCGAGCGGGTGCTGGCCCATCTGGAGCTGCGCGACCTGTTCTCCGAGATCTTCGCCATCGAGACGGCCGACTACGTGCCCAAGCCCTCGCTGGCGACCTTCGACCGGATCACCAAGCTGCACGCCATCGATCCGCCGATGACCGCCTTCTTCGAGGACAGCGAGAAGAACCTCGTGCCGGCCTCGCGGCTGGGCATGACCACCGTCCTGGTCGGGCCGCACGCGGCGGACTCGACCTCCGAACACGTCCATTTCCGCACCAACGACCTCGCCGAGTTCCTCAGCTCGGCGCGCCTGCAAGGAAGCCCGCAATGA
- a CDS encoding sulfate ABC transporter substrate-binding protein — protein sequence MSDIIKAPTRRGLLAGAGAGAAALSTGLAAGALPSLAQAQAGKTITLLNVSYDPTRELYKDINAAYAKYWKDRVGQTLVINQSHGGSGKQARSVIDGLQADVVTLALAYDIDEIAAKAKLLPANWQSRLPQNSTPYTSTIVFLVRKGNPWKIKDWGDLVKPGIDVITPNPKTSGGARWNYLAAWAWALKQPGGNPAKAEAFVKTLFEHVPVLDTGARGATTSFTQRGLGDVLLAWENEAYLAQDELPGKFDIVYPSLSILAEPPVAVVDKNVDRHKTRTIAEGYLNFLYSPLAQELIAKNYYRPRNADVAAKYANRFKKIPLVTIDDTFGGWKKAQTTHFADGGVFDRIYQPK from the coding sequence ATGAGTGACATCATCAAGGCTCCGACCCGCCGCGGCCTGCTGGCCGGCGCCGGCGCGGGCGCCGCGGCGCTCTCCACGGGTTTGGCCGCGGGCGCGCTCCCCAGCCTGGCGCAGGCCCAGGCGGGCAAGACCATCACCCTGCTCAACGTCAGCTACGACCCGACGCGCGAGCTCTACAAGGACATCAACGCCGCCTACGCCAAGTACTGGAAGGACCGGGTCGGCCAGACCCTGGTGATCAACCAGAGCCACGGCGGCTCGGGCAAGCAGGCCCGCTCGGTGATCGACGGCCTGCAGGCCGACGTCGTCACGCTCGCCCTCGCCTACGACATCGACGAGATCGCCGCCAAGGCCAAGCTGCTGCCGGCCAACTGGCAGTCGCGCCTGCCGCAGAACTCGACCCCCTACACCTCGACCATCGTGTTCCTGGTCCGCAAGGGCAATCCTTGGAAGATCAAGGACTGGGGCGACCTGGTGAAGCCGGGCATCGACGTGATCACGCCGAACCCGAAGACCTCGGGCGGGGCCCGCTGGAACTACCTGGCCGCCTGGGCCTGGGCCCTGAAGCAGCCGGGCGGCAACCCCGCCAAGGCCGAAGCCTTCGTGAAGACCCTGTTCGAGCACGTGCCCGTGCTGGACACCGGCGCCCGCGGCGCCACCACCAGCTTCACCCAGCGCGGCCTGGGCGACGTGCTGCTGGCCTGGGAGAACGAGGCCTACCTCGCCCAGGACGAACTGCCCGGCAAGTTCGACATCGTCTATCCGTCGCTGTCGATCCTGGCCGAGCCGCCGGTCGCCGTGGTCGACAAGAACGTCGATCGCCACAAGACCCGCACCATCGCCGAGGGCTATCTGAACTTCCTGTACAGCCCGCTGGCCCAGGAGCTGATCGCCAAGAACTACTACCGCCCGCGCAACGCCGACGTGGCGGCCAAGTACGCCAACCGCTTCAAGAAGATCCCGCTCGTCACCATCGACGACACCTTCGGCGGCTGGAAGAAGGCCCAGACCACGCACTTCGCCGACGGCGGCGTGTTCGACAGGATCTACCAGCCGAAGTGA
- a CDS encoding PAS domain-containing protein produces the protein MNDYSESRRAGDRLAAGHGVDDPFAAAIRATRMAMIVTDATQDDNPIIFANDAFLKLTGYERDEVIGRNCRFLQGPDTDPKAVEALRAAIAAGEDIAVDVLNYRKDGATFWNALYLSPVRNDSGRIVYFFGSQLDTTDKKAVEFQARDHSDGLQQIVDDRTRELTDALEQKTALLHEVDHRVKNNLQLISSLLLLQNRRVADPALKASLKGMLGRVNAIATVHRRLFQSEDVERFDVSAFIRDMVADLMGSAMRDDIRMELDLERVEIPASKAAPFALVVNELLTNALRHGFPEGRGGRIFVGVTRQEGEFRIEITDDGVGLDKDSKPSGFGLTIVQLLCQQLKAKCETTDAEPGVRVIILLPVNGAH, from the coding sequence ATGAATGACTATTCGGAATCGCGACGCGCCGGGGACCGACTGGCCGCCGGTCATGGGGTCGACGACCCTTTCGCCGCCGCGATCCGGGCCACCCGCATGGCGATGATCGTCACGGACGCGACCCAGGACGACAATCCGATCATCTTCGCCAACGACGCCTTCCTCAAGCTGACCGGCTACGAACGCGACGAGGTCATCGGCCGCAACTGCCGATTCCTGCAGGGCCCGGACACCGATCCCAAGGCCGTCGAGGCCCTGCGCGCGGCGATCGCGGCCGGCGAGGACATCGCCGTCGACGTGCTGAACTACCGCAAGGACGGCGCCACCTTCTGGAACGCCCTCTACCTATCGCCGGTGCGCAACGACAGCGGCCGGATCGTCTACTTCTTCGGCTCGCAGCTGGACACCACCGACAAGAAGGCCGTCGAGTTCCAAGCCCGCGACCACAGCGACGGCCTGCAGCAGATCGTCGACGACCGCACCCGCGAGCTGACCGACGCCCTGGAGCAGAAGACCGCCCTGCTCCACGAGGTGGACCATCGGGTGAAGAACAATCTGCAGCTCATCTCCAGTCTGCTGCTGCTGCAGAACCGGCGTGTGGCCGATCCGGCGCTGAAGGCCTCGCTGAAGGGCATGCTGGGCCGGGTCAACGCCATCGCCACCGTCCACCGCCGCCTGTTCCAGAGCGAGGATGTCGAGCGCTTCGACGTCTCGGCCTTCATCCGCGACATGGTCGCCGACCTGATGGGCTCGGCCATGCGCGACGACATCCGCATGGAGCTGGACCTGGAGCGGGTCGAGATCCCCGCCTCCAAGGCCGCGCCGTTCGCCCTGGTGGTCAACGAGCTGCTGACTAACGCCCTTCGCCATGGCTTTCCGGAGGGCCGCGGCGGCCGAATCTTCGTCGGCGTGACTCGCCAGGAAGGGGAATTCCGGATCGAAATCACCGATGACGGCGTTGGACTCGACAAGGACAGCAAGCCGTCGGGCTTCGGCCTCACCATCGTCCAGCTGCTGTGCCAGCAACTGAAGGCGAAGTGCGAGACCACCGACGCGGAACCTGGTGTTCGCGTGATTATTCTGCTGCCGGTGAACGGCGCGCATTGA
- a CDS encoding SemiSWEET family sugar transporter, which produces MAVPPVAAGVGTAAALLSITSFAPQIVKIWKEKDASSVSLRTYVVTVTGFSCWIVYGILIRAWPVIASNIACLLMSGAVLAMKWRFDRRA; this is translated from the coding sequence ATGGCCGTCCCGCCGGTCGCCGCCGGGGTCGGCACGGCCGCCGCCCTGCTTTCGATCACCAGCTTCGCGCCGCAGATCGTCAAGATCTGGAAGGAGAAGGACGCCTCGTCCGTCTCGCTGCGCACCTATGTGGTCACGGTCACCGGCTTTTCCTGCTGGATCGTCTACGGGATCCTGATCCGCGCCTGGCCGGTGATCGCCTCGAACATCGCCTGCCTGCTGATGTCGGGCGCGGTGCTGGCCATGAAGTGGCGGTTCGACCGCCGGGCCTGA
- the argB gene encoding acetylglutamate kinase codes for MTDAAEEAGWATAKTLAEALPYIQIYDRETVVIKYGGHAMGQEEVAKVFAADAVLLKLLGVHPVVVHGGGPQISRMLDKAGVKSTFVDGLRVTDEATMEVAEMVLSGAINKEIANWITQAGAEADVRGVGLSGKDARLITAEKVTRTKKDPDSNIEQVVDLGFVGEPTKIDPHIIQALLTSETDYIPVIAPIGVSDAGETFNINADTVAGALAGALKAKRMLMLTDIKGVLDANGELIRQMTLEEARALIDTGVATGGMIPKLENAIHAVESGVEAVVILDGRRPHAMLVELFSEHGAGTLISR; via the coding sequence TTGACCGATGCCGCCGAGGAAGCCGGCTGGGCCACAGCCAAGACCCTGGCCGAGGCCCTGCCCTATATCCAGATCTACGACCGCGAAACGGTCGTGATCAAATACGGCGGCCACGCCATGGGCCAGGAAGAGGTGGCCAAGGTGTTCGCCGCCGACGCGGTGCTGCTGAAGCTGCTGGGCGTCCATCCGGTAGTCGTGCACGGCGGCGGTCCGCAGATCAGCCGCATGCTGGACAAGGCCGGCGTCAAGTCGACCTTCGTCGACGGCCTGCGCGTCACCGACGAAGCCACCATGGAAGTGGCCGAGATGGTCCTGTCGGGCGCCATCAACAAGGAAATCGCCAACTGGATCACCCAGGCCGGCGCCGAGGCCGACGTGCGCGGCGTGGGCCTGTCGGGCAAGGACGCCCGCCTGATCACCGCCGAGAAGGTGACCCGGACCAAGAAGGATCCGGACAGCAACATCGAGCAGGTCGTCGACCTGGGCTTCGTGGGCGAACCAACCAAGATCGACCCGCACATCATCCAGGCCCTGCTGACCTCGGAAACCGACTACATCCCGGTCATCGCGCCGATCGGCGTCTCGGACGCCGGCGAGACCTTCAACATCAACGCCGACACCGTGGCCGGCGCCCTGGCGGGCGCGCTGAAGGCCAAGCGGATGCTGATGCTGACCGACATCAAGGGCGTGCTGGACGCCAATGGCGAACTGATCCGCCAGATGACGCTGGAAGAGGCTCGCGCGCTGATCGACACCGGCGTGGCCACCGGCGGCATGATCCCCAAGCTGGAAAACGCCATCCACGCCGTGGAGTCGGGCGTCGAGGCCGTGGTCATCCTGGACGGCCGCCGGCCGCACGCCATGCTGGTCGAGCTGTTCAGCGAACACGGCGCGGGCACGCTCATCTCCCGATGA
- a CDS encoding response regulator, which produces MSGRTLEVLIVEDEMLLAIELEHLVEEVGCHSLGCAMSSDEAVDLAEKLHPDLALVDVHLSDGPTGVDVARKISQDCGGVALFMTANVKRLPDDFAGACGVIGKPYSEHGVKTALGYLSYCLTEGHAPGPVPVGLTLAPAYAALWGLDDVMQRTA; this is translated from the coding sequence ATGAGCGGCCGAACGCTCGAGGTGCTGATTGTCGAGGATGAAATGCTTCTCGCGATCGAGCTGGAACATCTGGTCGAAGAGGTGGGTTGCCACTCGCTCGGCTGCGCGATGAGCTCGGACGAGGCGGTTGACCTGGCCGAAAAGCTGCATCCCGACCTCGCTCTCGTGGACGTCCACCTCAGCGACGGCCCGACCGGCGTCGACGTGGCTCGGAAAATCTCGCAGGACTGTGGGGGCGTGGCCCTGTTCATGACCGCTAACGTCAAGCGCCTGCCCGACGACTTCGCCGGCGCCTGCGGCGTGATCGGCAAGCCCTATTCCGAGCACGGGGTGAAGACCGCCCTCGGCTATCTCAGCTATTGCCTGACCGAGGGCCACGCGCCCGGCCCCGTCCCGGTCGGCCTGACCCTGGCCCCGGCCTATGCCGCGCTGTGGGGCCTCGACGACGTCATGCAACGGACGGCCTGA